The genomic region GGACGCGCGGGGCCGCCCGCACACCGAGATGCTCACCCGCGTCGTCGCCGCCGCCAGGGCGCGGGTCCCGGTGGTCATCGGGGCGGGTCCCGACACCCTGGCGCCGCCGCCCGGTTCGCTGCCGGCGGATGCATTCCTGGTGGTGGCGACATCCGGTTCGTCCGCGGCGCCGCGGACGGTCGTGCGCACCCTGCGGTCGTGGACGTCCTCGCATCCCGGGTACAGCGCGCTGACCGGGCTCGGCGCGGGCGACCGGCTCCTGCTGACCGGTCCGCTCAGCTCGACGCTGCAACTGTTCGCGGCGGTCCATGCGCTCGCCTGCGGGGTGCTCGTCACCGACGAACCTGCCGTCGCCAACGCCGCCGTCTGTGTGCCGGCGCGACTGGATGCGGTCGTGGCCGCCGCCCCGCACCTCCGCGCCGTCGTGGTCGCCGGGGCCCGGCTCTCCGAGCAGGCAGCCCACCGCGCCGCCGACGCCGGGATCGCCGTTGCCGAGTACTACGGGGCGGCAGAGTTGTCGTTCGTGGCCGCGCGGCGCTGGCCGAAGCGGCTGACCCCGTTCCCCGGCGTCGAGGTGCAGATCCGTGACCGGCAACTGTGGTCCAGGTCCGCTTTCCACTGCCTGCAGATCGCGGGCACACCAGGTGGATTCAGCAGCGACGCAACAGGTTTTGCCACTGTCGGCGACGTCGCGTGGCTGCACGCCGACGGCTCGCTGACGATCCTCGGGCGAGGCTCGGAAGCGGTCCTGGTGGGCGGTCGGACCGTGATCGTCGAAGACGTGGAAGCAACGATCGGCTCACTGCAGGGCGTCCGCGACGTCGCGGTGGCCGCGCAACCGCACGCACGGCTGGGTGCCACCCTGGTCGCCATGGTGGCGCTGACCGACGGCGCGTCGCTGCCCGGGGTACGTGACCGGGCCAGGGCCGTCCTCGATCCCGAGTGGCTGCCCCGGCGCTGGGTCGTCGTCGACGACGTACCGCGCACCGCTCCCGGCAAGATCGACCGACGCGCTGTGCGGGCGGCGATGACCCCGTGAACCCAGGCCGCACCGCCGTCATCAGCGCCGGTCGCCGGACCCCGATCGGCACCGCGGGCGGGGCACTCGTCGACGTGCCGGTCGTCGATCTCGCGGCCCCGCTGATCCGCGTCCTCGCCGCGGAGTCACCCGGCAGCCGGATCGACGAGGTGATCCTCGGCAACTGTCTGGGTCCGGGCGGCAACATCGCCCGATCCGCCGGTCTCGCAGCAGGTCTGGATGCGTCGGTGCCGGCGGTCACGGTCGACCGACAGTGCGGATCGGGGCTGGAGGCGGTGGCCCAGGCCGCAGCTCTCATCGGTTCCGGCCGCGCAAGCATCGTGCTGGCGGGAGGCGCGGAATCCGCCAGCACCGCCCCGTGGCGCTACTGGCCACCGACCGTGGACGATCCCGAACCGCGCCGCTACATGCGAGCTCCGTTCGCACCACGGGGTTTTCCGGACCCGTCGATGGGCGAAGCGGCCGACCGGGTCGCGGCGCACCTCGGCATCAGCCGTGCACGCCAGGACGAGTGGGCGCAGCGATCGCACCGACTGGCGCATGCAGCGGTACTGTCCGGCGCCTTCGTCCGGGAGATCCTGCCGATGGCCGAACTCGATCACGACCAACGACCTCGACCCGGTCTCTCGACGATGCGTCTGGCCAGGCTGCCGCGCGCGTTCACCGCGGACGGTACGGCCACCGCCGGCAATTCGTGCGGGATCTCCGACGGCGCCGCAGTGCTGACCGTGACCTCGGGTGGAGCGGGCCTGGCCGTCCGCGGGATCGCGACCGTCGGCGGCGATCCGGGACTGCCAGGAGTTGCTGCAGGACAAGCGATCCACCGGGTTCTCGACGCCACCGGACTGGCGTCCCGAGACCTCGAAGCAATCGAGATCACCGAGGCGTTCGCCAGTGTCGCGCTCGCCACCATCGACCTCGCAGGACTGGATCCCGAACGGGTCTGCACCGACGGTGGAGCCATCGGCTACGGCCACCCGTGGGGTGCCTCCGGCGCGGTGCTGCTGGTGCGACTGCTGCACCGCATGGAGCGGGACGACCAGACGGTCGGTGTCGCCGCCTGCGCGATCGGCGGCGGCCAGGGCATCGCGATGCTCGTCGAACGGGTGGGCTGAGCATGCCGGAGATCCGCTTCGACAGCGTCCGTCACGCCTACGCCGAGCGCGTAGTCCTGGACGGCATCGACCTGCAGCTCACCGAGCGCAGGATCGGCATCGTCGGTGGCAACGGATCCGGCAAGTCGACACTGGCCCGGATGATCAACGGGCTGGTGATGCCGACAGGTGGCACGGTGAGCGTCGATGGGCTGGACACCCATCGCGACGGCAAGGGGGTACGCGCCCAGGTCGGATTCGTCTTCACCGATCCCGACAACCAGATCGTGATGCCGACCGTCCAGGAGGACGTCGCGTTCTCCCTGCGCAGATCGGGCCTGTCGAAGGCTGAACGCCGGACCAGGGTCCACGACACCCTGCGGCGCTTCGGGTTGGGCGAACACGCCGACCATCCGCCGCACCTGCTGTCGGGTGGTCAGAAGCAGCTGCTCGCGCTGGCCGCGGTGTTGGTCCGCCGGCCACGCCTGCTGGTGGCGGACGAGCCGACCACCCTGCTCGATCTGCGCAACGCCCGGATGGTGGGCGAGCTGCTGGCCGGGCTCGACGAACAGCTCGTCCTCGTGACCCACCACCTCGACCTGCTGCACGACTTCGACCGGGTGGTGGTGATCGACGGCGGACGGGTGGCCGCGGACGACACCCCGGCGCCCGCGCTCGCCTCGTACCGGGCGTTGCTCGGATGATCGGCGCGTACCGGCCGGGATCCTCACTGCTGCACCGGATGGCGGCGGGACAACAGCTGTTGGGCCTGATCGTGGCGCTCGTCGCGATCGCCGTGACCAGGTCGTGGTGGACGCTCGGGGTGGCCGCCGCTGCGACCCTGGCGCTCTATGCAGTGGGTGGGATCCCGACCTCGGCCCTCTGGCAGCAAGTGCGTCCGCTGCGCTGGGTGGTGCTGTTCATCGGTGTGCTGCAGTGGATCACGACCGGTTGGCAGGCTGCACTGACGGTCTGCGGGACCCTGATCGTCTCGGTCGCACTGGCCGCGCTGTTCACCCTGACCACCCGCGTCACCGCCATGCTCGATCTGTCCGTGAAGCTTCTGCATCCGCTGCGCCGCTTCGTGGATCCCGATCGGGTGGGGCTCGTGCTGGCCATGACGATCCGCGCGGTCCCGCTGATGGTGTCGATAGTCCAGGACGTCCGACAGGCCAGGACGGCGCGCGGCGCGGGCTTCTCCCTGCGCGCGATGGCCGTGCCGGCCGTGGTCCGGGCGCTGCGGCAGGCCGATGCGATGGGGGACGCCTTGATCGCCCGCGGAGTGGACGACTGAGTCGGCCGGACCGACCCCCCGAGGAGACGGCGGTCAGTCCTGCGACAGCACTTCGTGGGCGAGCGCCGCCGTTGCCGCATCGAACAGCACCAGCTGCACCTGCTCGACCTGCGTGTCGGCAGCGCAGAGCGCACTGAAGGCCTGCACCAGTGCATCCTCGAGGGGCCAGCCGTAGGCACCGGCGGAGATCAACGGGAACGCCACCGACCCTGCACCGACCTCGTCGGCGACCCGCAGGCTGGAGGTGTAGCAGCTGCGGAGCACCGAACGGCGATCCAGCCCTGGTGAATACACCGGCCCGACCGTGTGGATCAGCCACCGCGCCGGTAGCCGCCCGGCACCGGTGGCCACGGCTTCACCAGCCGGAAGACCCTGTGGCAGGGCGGTTCTGCGTAGTTCCCGGCACTCCTGCAGGATCTCGGGTCCACCTGCCCGGTGGAGCGCGCCGTCCACCCCGCCACCACCGAGCAGTGCGGAATTGGCCGCGTTGACGAGGGCGTCCGCCGCCACGGTCGTGATGTCCCCCTGGACGATGGTGAGCTCCATCGGCCCAGTGTGCTCCGCTGGTGGCCGCTGCGGGGAGTTCCTCGTCCAGGGGAGTGCTCCTTCGGGTCGCAGGGCCTTGGACACCTACGCGGGGCGAGCGCGGGCTGCTGCGGCTCACCCGTCCGAGCTCGGCCGGCGGACCACCTCGGCGGCGAGCGGATTCGGACGGGTGAGTTCCGGTGAATCCACCGCAGCGGAGCACACCGGACGCCTAGGGTCGCCACAACAGCGACCTCGGACCTCGGGAGGACCAGCAGTGTCTGCAAGGCTCCCCGACGACGACCCCGACAGCACCGATGCGCTCGCCGGCATCCTGGCGGGGGCTTTCGCCCATCCGGAGGCACCCGCGCTCGCGGACGGCACCTCCCGCCCGCTGACGGTCGGTCAGTTGGCCAGCCGGGTCCGCGCCGTGGCCGGGGGGTTGTCGCGCCAGGGTTTCGGCGAGGGCGAGCAGCTTCGGTTGGCGTTGGGCCCGAGTGTCACCTCGGTCACCCTGGCGCTGGCCGCGGTACTGACGGGCGGGAGCGCCGTGCTCGATCGGGGCGGACGGCTGCACGCCCGCCTGTCCGGGACGCCGAACGCCTGGGTGGCGGCCGATTCCATGGCTCTGGTCTCCGCAACGCTGAGCCGCCATTCCTCCTCCTCCCGGCACCCGTCGACCGGCAGCACCGCGGCCAGCGCCTCGCCACACCCCGGAGTCGGATGGCCGACCCCCGATCGGACCATCCATGTGGGCGCGTGGTTGCCGGGTGTGCCCAGAACGGCACTGTCGTTGCGCCGCTTGGCATCCGGCGCGATGTTCGACGGCACTGTCCCGACATCGGACCACCCAGCGGTGACGGTGCTCAGGACGACCGGTGCGGTCACCCACACCCGCGCGGACCTCGGCATCGCGGTCCGGTGGCTGTCCCGACAGGTCGGGCTGGAGAGTGTCGATGGGCTGGTCACCGACGATCCGGTACTCGGCCTCGCCGCGCTGTCGGTCGGTGCGCAGTGGCGGATCGGGCCGGCTGCGCCAGGTCGTCGCGATCTGGCGAAGGTGAGCCTGGTGGGGATCGCCGGCAGTCAGGTCGAGCAGACGTGCGCTGCGCTGACGGCAGCGGGCAGCACGGCAGGGGTGGTGGTCCGGGACGGGCCGATCAGCAGCGATCTGGCACGACGCGTCGTGGCCGAGCGTCGGCTCTTCGTGCTCTCCGGACGCGAGGGCCTGCTCCCGGTCGCCGTCGTCTCGGGCGCCGAGCTGGTGTCGTTCGACGGACCGGGAGCGCTGTTGGGTGAGGTGGTTCCCGGCGTGCGGGTGCTGATCGACGGCGATCGGATCCTGACCAGGGGCCACCGCCGCGACGGCTCTCTCGGCGCCGTCGACACCGGGCTGCGCGGACGCTTCGCGGGCACCACCCTGGTCGCCGATACCCTCTGATCCGCGGGGCGTCCGGTGGTCGAGGCCCCGTCAGATCACCGGCCGCGGGCGTCGAGCTCCGCGATCAGCTTCTTCGACGCGGTGGTCCGATACGACATGTCGATGAGCTCGACGACCTCGTCCCAATCCGTCGACGCCGGCGCCAGATCGATCCCCACCCAACCGGACGGGCCCATGTACCCGGGGACGAAGAACCGATCGTCCTCGAGCAGGGCACGGCGTTCCTGCGGCTCCGGCAGCACCTGGATCGCGTGCTCCCATTGTCGGGATTCGTGATCACCCTTCACCGTCGCACCGAAGTGCACGAAGGTCTTGCGGGTGAAGAAGTTCGGCCGGCCGTGCGAGATCCGCTCCGCGCTGCCGGGGAAAGACAGCGCGATCTTCCGTACCCGCACCAGGATGGGATCGTCGTCCCGGAAGCGCGCTGGATGAGCCATCGGATCACCGTAGGACGCACAACGCGGTCCGTCGACCTGACCGGACACGGTAATCTCGGCTGCGCGCACCGCTGGACGCGCAGCAGGGCCCTCATAGCTCAGGGGATAGAGCACCGCTCTCCTAAAGCGGGTGTCGTAGGTTCGAATCCTACTGGGGGCACACGATCTGATCAGGCAGAATACGTTTCACAGCGATGTTCGGGTCCCGCTGGCTGGGAACTCCCGGCGCTCTCCCATGAGGTTCACAGTTGAACCTTCAACTGATCGACGTCGTTCTTTGACATCCTCGAAGGACACGCCCGCCCATACGGGCCCCTCGAGAGGACCGCGATGACCGTGAACACCCCCGATTCAGCACC from Nakamurella sp. A5-74 harbors:
- a CDS encoding AMP-binding protein encodes the protein MTDPWTPALTLPGAGSSPALQLDGTALTKAALLRAADRVDVSQGLVDARGRPHTEMLTRVVAAARARVPVVIGAGPDTLAPPPGSLPADAFLVVATSGSSAAPRTVVRTLRSWTSSHPGYSALTGLGAGDRLLLTGPLSSTLQLFAAVHALACGVLVTDEPAVANAAVCVPARLDAVVAAAPHLRAVVVAGARLSEQAAHRAADAGIAVAEYYGAAELSFVAARRWPKRLTPFPGVEVQIRDRQLWSRSAFHCLQIAGTPGGFSSDATGFATVGDVAWLHADGSLTILGRGSEAVLVGGRTVIVEDVEATIGSLQGVRDVAVAAQPHARLGATLVAMVALTDGASLPGVRDRARAVLDPEWLPRRWVVVDDVPRTAPGKIDRRAVRAAMTP
- a CDS encoding thiolase family protein translates to MNPGRTAVISAGRRTPIGTAGGALVDVPVVDLAAPLIRVLAAESPGSRIDEVILGNCLGPGGNIARSAGLAAGLDASVPAVTVDRQCGSGLEAVAQAAALIGSGRASIVLAGGAESASTAPWRYWPPTVDDPEPRRYMRAPFAPRGFPDPSMGEAADRVAAHLGISRARQDEWAQRSHRLAHAAVLSGAFVREILPMAELDHDQRPRPGLSTMRLARLPRAFTADGTATAGNSCGISDGAAVLTVTSGGAGLAVRGIATVGGDPGLPGVAAGQAIHRVLDATGLASRDLEAIEITEAFASVALATIDLAGLDPERVCTDGGAIGYGHPWGASGAVLLVRLLHRMERDDQTVGVAACAIGGGQGIAMLVERVG
- a CDS encoding ABC transporter ATP-binding protein — translated: MPEIRFDSVRHAYAERVVLDGIDLQLTERRIGIVGGNGSGKSTLARMINGLVMPTGGTVSVDGLDTHRDGKGVRAQVGFVFTDPDNQIVMPTVQEDVAFSLRRSGLSKAERRTRVHDTLRRFGLGEHADHPPHLLSGGQKQLLALAAVLVRRPRLLVADEPTTLLDLRNARMVGELLAGLDEQLVLVTHHLDLLHDFDRVVVIDGGRVAADDTPAPALASYRALLG
- a CDS encoding energy-coupling factor transporter transmembrane protein EcfT gives rise to the protein MIGAYRPGSSLLHRMAAGQQLLGLIVALVAIAVTRSWWTLGVAAAATLALYAVGGIPTSALWQQVRPLRWVVLFIGVLQWITTGWQAALTVCGTLIVSVALAALFTLTTRVTAMLDLSVKLLHPLRRFVDPDRVGLVLAMTIRAVPLMVSIVQDVRQARTARGAGFSLRAMAVPAVVRALRQADAMGDALIARGVDD
- a CDS encoding O-acetyl-ADP-ribose deacetylase — protein: MELTIVQGDITTVAADALVNAANSALLGGGGVDGALHRAGGPEILQECRELRRTALPQGLPAGEAVATGAGRLPARWLIHTVGPVYSPGLDRRSVLRSCYTSSLRVADEVGAGSVAFPLISAGAYGWPLEDALVQAFSALCAADTQVEQVQLVLFDAATAALAHEVLSQD
- a CDS encoding MmcQ/YjbR family DNA-binding protein, producing the protein MAHPARFRDDDPILVRVRKIALSFPGSAERISHGRPNFFTRKTFVHFGATVKGDHESRQWEHAIQVLPEPQERRALLEDDRFFVPGYMGPSGWVGIDLAPASTDWDEVVELIDMSYRTTASKKLIAELDARGR